A genome region from Lucilia cuprina isolate Lc7/37 chromosome 3, ASM2204524v1, whole genome shotgun sequence includes the following:
- the LOC111678168 gene encoding putative ATP-dependent RNA helicase SoYb isoform X1: protein MDNDHCITVTHFINPHLFWYKAIGSPDEQFHVLSTFEQSLVELYKNKPSCDNFLRPQIGDKVAVNFIAWNKYIRAEILQKAEFQQEEYIVWALDYGFPLLTKKEHLRMLPSNLQVDIGHIHVGGIANIYPAEQEYDDMEGNLVMIKKDKWLQKTCNMLEKLLTDANSISFVKHFQTNDNHVWGELRILNHKGVEINARDYLLKTTNAIEENDLIFKETCSKFKTIKIAPWLSNDRNTKMKFNNIKHNYIEHSKQMNATLVDENAKRKVEDWQERNERKKIEAVSELFESSCEISEDIIDDIAFDDSVSVANNQEINYIGKAGMLTKIKQQKYSTEKDMPPTALPRSFEIENVMFDVNWPNENPQPSYSGSRSGSTNVSSRLQKLAQFTEAAREEKHNSKPLIDLDSTASSVVSSVKLRQQKLIELRRKAARAEKDKTNETSSDRRQKNHNETTISSISQPKTSDSYSYQLLEQSLTLSTSNNTTTDNLQDNKSEISVKNIRAKQLIAMRKKFGSSTFASSNEGSQINTPTVSQLSTNSTQSKMKQEEGIDISLFKNLDFQLKPKTISKSDEQIVKLNETYSFDTTSTKTEKDKLKLSQSGYDSLTMVPAGYDITRLQNYRDEENHWHRKKSTRYDCVPHEKSSSTDELLSNNTNDQSFSSSDFFQMKPPKRLAQNNPLIKKTSTDNNTELDSHNMRCFQQQQRDNLSNEESLIKGLKSDIYLSSDVSTSTNSTVPSQKLRKRRQLKSPTSQLSKIDKILQEHNIEKEMGNKNILDLKLLNSSSNSQKSLLTSNSSNVSDNDSNIPNIVKSKGDTNNASSRSSSSLDKIRKEKVYKEVFNYEALMDVKHSANLPIIEGERKIQTKFIDHLVLAHSSIQLTPIENITEAPFLPEIHEEMRQMRVNKVYRIQVYAWSHVLRSNSLFIVNPSRSGKTWSYLPPLCSLLCCRADLVKPSYGPVAIILVASLKHVETVNNYCRRLMSGLRNEAPTCIPSYGMRNLIETKIQLLNGCGILVATPSSILRLLHENEQEPLFDAERLQHIVIDDMDIMLSRSQEDFQNAIRIIFKMVKKSKFEKLTPQLIVTSRDWDRPMVKLIRKSNQPLLLIGDFLEAAVYGHATLSVKLKSSVEKNDTILKYLRKISESTQGCDNRTLIICNEDEEVQSVIKFLQDCGQHCIAFYSRSTENERITIDEWKKKISSQILVCTDARFYELKIQNVNNLIHYSMPTSWTQFTTRFSALARTYNNYVSQNFEQISVAKANKNCPHSIILLDENNSLQLPRLVDFMRKHNQIVHEEILAVSKRVLIMREEQRIFKGSLLCPQLLEFGECDEARCDSRHELTRFDVVIKSDGIPCEGEIRIHVLKVFSPTYYAVRLLHHKLPNTTKWLEVRRSSEALTFSIQLNMHYRNDNNLFLHWPPHLNDLCIYQYAENFRRARILEAPIFQQKSTNVVQSNLKVTLRLIDDGNIISSVKCNEIFVCDDKFKDFPPQAVDVRLMNIVPFDNERTWDSKTTKQVQKWIMEDIKSNYVVQASIDFALANTIWVKNVVVMEKLTGIDAYCQVVHLKKSLVGKNFGILYNGERKHVRDLAEEFGLLNAPEIAEVIDNCDSDLDFQSCKNESINLIKFSSSNDEATNSSMESAETGLEPKTERQSVGNTKKSAKHEDWDDQLENGIDQRDEVYVPLNANNSHKTTKQNEDKQSQVNHLPLTKETWCQLPFNEIVKVEIGDEGENGNWENIFLQIIDKNSMFLFDELSKVINEHVDNIKSANNTENIVYDFDPLHNCIVKYNNLYVRAKVYGVFGERKEQRLYRFFLCDYACFTNAKTDELYNDFLYETTEEIVTFTPYQAVHCTLVGIKWDRFNKRYQVTKDYLYACAVLENEANEKEASNLHNLPINSYKILLYECEQENDFKSALLFNKTLVDNGITVYDEETKNFLEYEIGMEDKSDKIEEIIDVGKTYKKDEVLTFEQLMDFIKKDVFDIDLDDVMEDIQKTTTNIKSIEFNKQSDKQLNTKSDQNENICNNCEEITITKDLNQKPKLLSSDSEIDEQGHCTSFSNSSIKSSISLSSTDISNCSKEQVTTYNKPPPLTALHKRPLTTWYENDCMIFISIYAPDIIDYLLEVSAKNILFVAEIQTEKSVLNLNLLGSIEPQSVSHEIKGLNVVIRLKKIVYEKWPRLLKETTKYSWLKYNFNAFDSIEMEYIMPQQRLHTILDNELNFEAQQIDNYNSDEDSERELYQTYNPIAGNDDDCDPFSAL, encoded by the exons ATGGACAATGATCATTGTATCACTGTGACGCATTTCATAAATCCTCACTTGTTTTGGTATAAAGCGATTGGTTCTCCTGATGAACAATTCCACGTGCTAAGCACTTTTGAACAGAGTTTAGTAGAACTTTATAAGAATAAGCCATCATGTGATAATTTCTTGCGTCCCCAAATTGGGGATAAAGTGGCGGTCAACTTTATCGCCTGGAATAAATACATACGGGCAGAGATATTACAGAAAGCCGAGTTTCAGCAAGAGGAGTATATAGTTTGGGCTTTGGATTATGGATTTCCGTTGCTTacgaaaaaagaacatttaCGAATGTTGCCGAGTAATTTGCAAGTTGACATAGGTCACATACATGTTGGCGGCATTGCAAATATTTATCCGGCCGAGCAGGAATACGATGACATGGAAGGCAATTTAGTAATGATTAAAAAAGACAAGTGGTTACAAAAAACCTGCAACATGCTGGAAAAGCTCTTGACCGATGCCAACTCAATAAGTTTCGTCAAACACTTTCAAACGAACGATAACCATGTCTGGGGTGAATTGAGAATTTTGAACCACAAGGGTGTGGAAATCAATGCACGCGACTatttactaaaaacaacaaatgctATTGAAGAGAATGATTTGATTTTCAAAGAAACATGTTCTAAATTTAAGACTATTAAAATTGCACCTTGGCTCTCGAATGATCGTAATACTAAAATGaaattcaataatataaaacacaattataTTGAACATTCCAAACAAATGAATGCCACTCTGGTCGATGAGAATGCCAAACGTAAAGTAGAGGACTGGCAAGAACGAAATGAGCGCAAGAAAATTGAAGCAGTTTCCGAATTATTCGAGTCTAGCTGTGAAATATCTGAGGATATTATAGACGATATTGCATTTGATGATTCCGTCTCAGTGGCAAATAATCAGGAAATTAATTATATCGGTAAAGCAGgaatgttaacaaaaatcaaacaaCAAAAGTATTCAACGGAAAAAGATATGCCACCAACAGCTCTTCCGAGATCATTTGAAATCGAAAATGTGATGTTTGACGTAAATTGGCCAAACGAAAACCCACAACCTTCATATTCAGGTTCCCGTTCTGGTTCAACAAATGTTTCCTCACGTCTACAAAAACTTGCACAATTTACAGAGGCGGCGAGAGAAGAAAAACACAATTCGAAACCTTTAATAGATTTGGACTCAACAGCATCCTCAGTGGTTTCCAGTGTTAAATTGCGCCAACAAAAGTTAATAGAATTGCGTAGAAAAGCTGCTCGTGCCGAAAAGgataaaacaaatgaaacgTCTTCGGATCGTAGACAAAAG AATCACAATGAAACAACCATTTCATCAATAAGTCAACCTAAAACATCCGATAGTTATTCATATCAATTACTTGAACAATCATTAACTCTATCAACAAGTAACAATACTACAACCGATAATTTACAg gataataaaagtgaaatatCAGTAAAAAACATAAGAGCTAAACAGTTAATAGCAATGCGTAAGAAGTTTGGATCTTCAACGTTTGCATCTTCTAATGAGGGCAGTCAAATAAACACTCCAACTGTATCACAATTATCTACAAATAGTACGCAATCTAAg atgaaACAAGAAGAAGGTATTGATATTtcactatttaaaaatttagactTTCAACTAAAACCAAAAACCATTTCAAAATCAGATGAACAAATTGTGAAGCTTAATGAAACATATTCATTTGATACAACttcaacaaaaacagaaaaagataaattaaag ctTTCTCAATCGGGTTATGACAGTCTTACTATGGTACCAGCTGGTTACGATATAACACGTTTACAAAACTATAGGGATGAAGAAAATCATTGGCATCGTAAAAAATCTACGAGATACGATTGTGTACCACACGAAAAATCTTCATCGACAGATGAATTACTTTCCAATAATACAAACGATCAAAGCTTTTCTTCTTcggatttttttcaaatgaaaccACCTAAACGATTAGCCCAAAATAAcccattaattaaaaaaacatctaCTGATAACAACACTGAGCTGGACTCGCATAACATGAGATGTTTCCAACAACAGCAACGGGATAATTTATCCAATGAAGAATCTTTAATTAAGGGGTTAAAATCAGACATTTATTTGTCGAGTGACGTTTCAAC CTCTACTAACTCTACTGTTCCTAGTCAAAAACTGCGCAAAAGAAGACAACTAAAATCTCCCACATCTCAACTGTCAAAAATCgataaaattttgcaagaacATAACATTGAAAAGGAAatgggaaataaaaatatacttgatTTGAAACTTCTCAATTCAAGCTCCAACTCTCAAAAGTCCTTACTAACTAGTAATTCATCAAATGTTTCTGATAATGACAGCAATATACCGAATATTGTCAAAAGCAAAGGTGACACTAATAATGCTAGTTCACGATCATCTTCGTCTCTAGATAAAATACGTAAGGAAAAAGTGTATAAAGAAGTCTTCAATTATGAAGCATTAATGGATGTCAAACATAGCGCCAACTTGCCCATTATAGAAGGTGAACGTAaaatacaaactaaatttattgATCATTTGGTTTTGGCCCATTCTAGCATACAACTCACACCGATAGAAAATATAACGGAGGCACCATTTCTGCCAGAAATTCACGAAGAAATGCGACAAATGCGCGTTAATAAAGTCTATCGTATACAGGTATATGCCTGGTCCCATGTATTGCGCAGTAACTCATTGTTCATAGTGAATCCATCAAGATCAGGTAAAACATGGTCTTATTTGCCACCTCTATGTAGTTTGCTTTGTTGCCGGGCAGATCTAGTTAAACCTTCATATGGACCAGTGGCCATAATTTTGGTTGCATCTCTGAAACATGTTGAAACGGTTAACAATTACTGTCGTCGCCTAATGAGTGGTTTAAGAAATGAAGCTCCTACTTGTATACCTTCATATGGTATGCGtaatttaattgaaacaaaaattcaaCTACTCAATGGCTGCGGTATATTAGTTGCCACACCCTCTAGTATTTTGCGCTTGTTGCATGAAAACGAACAAGAACCACTATTCGATGCTGAACGTTTACAACACATTGTGATCGATGACATGGATATAATGCTGTCTAGATCTCAAGAAGATTTCCAGAATGCTATtcgtattatatttaaaatggtaaaaaaatcgaaatttgaaaaattgacTCCACAGCTAATAGTTACCTCACGCGATTGGGATCGTCCCATGGTTAAATTAATACGAAAATCAAATCAACCTTTACTTTTAATCGGCGACTTTCTAGAAGCTGCAGTCTATGGTCATGCTACACTTTCGGTAAAATTAAAATCTAGTGTGGAAAAAAATgatacaatattaaaatatttaagaaaaatatcagAATCGACACAAGGTTGTGACAATCGTACATTGATAATATGCAATGAAGATGAAGAAGTTCAAAGTGTTATAAAGTTTTTGCAAGATTGTGGCCAACACTGTATTGCATTTTATAGTCGTTCGACAGAAAACGAACGTATTACCATTGATGAATGGAAAAAGAAG ATTTCATCTCAAATTCTAGTATGTACCGATGCTCGTTTTTATGAACTGAAAATACAGAATGTTAATAATCTCATACACTATTCCATGCCCACGTCTTGGACTCAATTTACAACAAGATTTTCAGCTTTAGCGCGTACCTACAACAATTACGTTAGCCagaattttgaacaaatatcaGTGGCCAAGGCGAATAAAAACTGTCCACATTCCATAATACTATTAGATGAAAATAATAGCTTACAATTACCGCGGCTCGTAGATTTTATGCGTAAACACAATCAAATTGTGCACGAAGAAATTTTAGCCGTTTCAAAGCGAGTCTTGATAATGCGTGAAGAGCAAAGAATATTTAAGGGTTCACTATTATGTCCACAACTTTTAGAGTTTGGTGAATGTGATGAGGCTCGCTGTGATAGTCGTCATGAGTTAACACGTTTTGATGTAGTCATCAAAAGCGATGGTATACCCTGCGAAGGTGAAATTCGTATACacgttttaaaagttttttcacCAACCTACTATGCAGTACGTCTGTTACACCATAAACTTCCCAATACTACGAAGTGGTTAGAGGTACGTCGTTCCAGTGAGGCTTTAACCTTCAGTATACAACTTAATATGCATTATCGTAATGACAATAATCTCTTTTTACACTGGCCTCCACACCTTAATGATTTGTGCATATATCAGTATGCGGAAAACTTTCGCAGGGCTCGTATATTAGAAGCTCCTATTTTCCAGCAAAAGAGTACAAATGTTGTTCAATCTAATTTAAAAGTAACTCTACGCCTGATTGATGATGGCAATATTATAAGTTCTGTTAAATGTAATGAAATCTTTGTGTGTGATGACAAATTCAAAGATTTTCCCCCTCAAGCTGTCGATGTTCGTTTAATGAATATTGTACCATTTGATAATGAACGAACATGGGACTCGAAAACTACAAAACAAGTACAAAAATGGATAATGGAGGATATTAAATCGAATTATGTTGTTCAGGCCAGCATCGATTTTGCTCTAGCCAATACTATTTGGGTAAAGAATGTGGTGGTTATGGAAAAGTTGACTGGTATTGATGCCTATTGTCAGGTGGTTCATTTGAAAAAGTCATTAGTTGGTAAAAATTTTGGTATTCTATACAATGGTGAACGTAAGCATGTACGCGATCTGGCTGAGGAGTTTGGCTTACTCAATGCCCCTGAAATAGCTGAAGTCATCGATAATTGTGATTCTGATCTCGATTTTCAATCGTGTAAAAATGAAagcattaatttaattaaattttcctcCTCAAATGATGAAGCCACTAATAGTAGTATGGAATCGGCTGAAACTGGTTTAGAACCCAAAACCGAGAGACAGAGTGTTGGTAATACTAAAAAAAGTGCGAAACATGAAGATTGGGATGATCAGTTGGAGAATGGCATTGATCAACGAGATGAG GTTTATGTACCACTTAACGCCAATAATTCAcataaaactacaaaacaaaacGAAGACAAGCAATCTCAAGTTAACCATCTACCACTTACAAAGGAAACTTGGTGCCAGTTACCTTTCAATGAAATCGTAAAAGTTGAAATTGGCGATGAAGGGGAAAATGGCAAttgggaaaatatttttttacaaattattgataaaaattcCATGTTTCTATTTGATGAGCTTAGCAAAGTAATTAACGAACATGTAGACAATATTAAATCGGCAAATAATACAGAAAATATAGTATACGATTTCGATCCATTACACAATTGTATAGTAAAATACAATAATCTTTATGTAAGAGCTAAAGTCTACGGAGTGTTTGGTGAAAGAAAAGAGCAACGCTTATATAGATTTTTCCTATGTGATTATGCCTGCTTTACAAATGCCAAAACAGACGAATTGTATAATGATTTTCTGTATGAAACAACTGAGGAAATTGTTACCTTTACTCCCTATCAAGCTGTACATTGTACTTTAGTTGGAATTAAATGGGATCGTTTTAATAAAAGATATCAAGTAACGAAAGACTATTTGTATGCTTGTGCTGTTTTGGAAAATGAAGCAAATGAAAAGGAGGCCTCCAATTTACATAACTTGCctataaattcttataaaattttgttgtatgaGTGCGagcaagaaaatgattttaaatcagctttattgtttaataaaactttagtgGATAATGGTATTACCGTATAcgatgaagaaacaaaaaatttcctgGAATATGAAATCGGCATGGAAGATAAGTCTGACAAAATAGAAGAAATAATAGATGTTGGCAAAACATATAAGAAGGATGAAGTCTTAACGTTTGAACAACTAatggattttattaaaaaagatgtCTTTGATATTGATCTTGATGACGTGATGGAAGATATACAGAAAACAACCACAAATATTAAATCTATTGAGTTTAATAAACAAAGCGACAAACAATTGAATACGAAAAGTgatcaaaatgaaaatatttgtaataattgtGAGGAAATAACAATTACCAAAGATTTAAACCAAAAACCAAAATTACTCTCATCGGATAGTGAAATCGATGAACAGGGCCATTGTACTAGCTTTTCAAATAGCAGTATAAAATCTTCTATTTCTTTAAGTTCAACTGATATTTCCAATTGTTCCAAAGAACAAGTAACAACGTATAACAAACCACCCCCCTTAACTGCTTTACATAAACGTCCCCTAACTACGTGGTATGAAAACGATTGCATGATCTTTATATCAATTTATGCTCCTGATATTATAGACTATTTATTAGAAGTTTCCGCAAAAAATATCCTATTTGTGGCAGAGATACAAACAGAAAAatctgttttaaatttaaatcttctAGGTTCAATCGAGCCGCAAAGTGTTTCTCATGAAATAAAAGGCCTTAATGTTGTTATACGATTGAAGAAAATTGTCTACGAAAAATGGCCGAGATTATTAAAAGAGACTACAAAATATTCTTGGTTAAAATACAACTTTAATGCTTTCGATTCGATTGAAATGGAATACATAATGCCTCAACAGCGACTACACACCATTTTAGACAATGAATTAAACTTTGAGGCACAACAAATTGATAATTATAATTCCGATGAGGACAGTGAACGTGAACTTTACCAAACATACAATCCTATTGCAGGCAATGATGATGACTGCGATCCATTTTCTgcactttaa